Proteins from a genomic interval of Toxotes jaculatrix isolate fToxJac2 chromosome 5, fToxJac2.pri, whole genome shotgun sequence:
- the ces3 gene encoding carboxylesterase 3: protein MKTALFIVYLLPALTEIAQATPAGSDDLVVSLKNGQIRGEYVTVKGTERRVKQFLGIPFAKPPVGPLRLAAPQDAEPWEGERDCTHQPPMCIQDPEIVVNVSRTMSMQYTPPEISEDCLYLNVYTPAEATEGDKLPVMVWIHGGGLSMGAASQYDGSPLAAYENIVMVIIQYRLGILGYLSTGDEHAQGNWGFWDQLAALRWVKENIDAFAGDPQAITVAGESAGGISASILTLSPQAKGLFQRAIFQSGVATLGTYTTSHPLHYAKIVANLTGCDRSSTEELVQCMRGRSKDELVEATKKMKIYLGAVVDGIFLTDAAEELLKRKEVLKVPVMMGITNHEFGWILPQSFAPPGWENGMSRESVLAVMNMFNPAGTSAANSLIADEYLKDAKTPEEIRDGFTEIMGDLLMTLPVVKVAEYHLDADIPVYMYEFVYRAVIHQHTRPSFVKADHADDVGFMFGGCFWNGHIKIIGNITKEDERLCRTMIAYWANFVRTGSPNGPGLVSWAQYSRQKQEYMELGLTQTVKQKLKKDRVHFATVTLPQKLEQLAAAAKAGN, encoded by the exons ATGAAAACGGCACTGTTCATTGTTTATCTGCTTCCTGCGCTGACAGAGATAGCACAGGCCACACCAG CAGGGAGCGATGACCTTGTGGTCTCTCTGAAAAACGGCCAAATCAGAGGGGAATACGTGACAGTGAAGGGCACAGAGAGAAGGGTGAAGCAATTCCTGGGAATCCCTTTCGCTAAGCCCCCCGTGGGGCCCCTCCGCCTGGCTGCTCCCCAGGATGCAGAGCCctgggagggggagagagactgCACACACCAGCCCCCCAT GTGTATCCAGGATCCGGAAATAGTTGTGAATGTTTCTAGGACCATGTCAATGCAGTACACCCCTCCAGAGATTTCAGAGGACTGTCTGTATTTGAATGTATACACTCCAGCTGAAGCAACAGAAGGGGACAAACTGCCG gTGATGGTGTGGATCCATGGAGGAGGTCTGTCAATGGGTGCAGCTTCTCAGTACGATGGCTCTCCATTGGCCGCTTATGAAAACATAGTGATGGTTATTATTCAGTATCGCCTTGGCATTCTGGGATACCTGAG CACTGGAGATGAACACGCTCAGGGCAACTGGGGTTTCTGGGATCAGCTGGCAGCTCTGAGATGGGTGAAGGAAAACATTGATGCCTTTGCAGGTGATCCACAAGCCATTACTGTTGCTGGAGAATCCGCCGGAGGCATCAGTGCCTCCATACTG ACTCTGTCTCCACAAGCCAAAGGACTGTTTCAGAGGGCGATTTTTCAAAGTGGAGTAGCAACACTTGGGACCTACACTACAAGTCATCCTTTGCACTATGCCAAG ATTGTTGCCAATCTTACTGGATGTGAccgcagcagcacagaggaactGGTCCAGTGTATGAGAGGAAGAAGTAAAGACGAGTTAGTTGAAGCAACCAAAAAG ATGAAAATTTACCTGGGAGCTGTGGTGGATGGCATCTTTCTGACTGATGCAGCAGAGGAGCTTCTCAAGAGGAAAGAAGTGTTGAAGGTTCCAGTGATGATGGGAATAACCAACCATGAGTTTGGATGGATCCTCCCTCAG AGCTTTGCCCCTCCAGGCTGGGAGAACGGCATGAGCAGAGAGTCTGTGCTGGCAGTGATGAACATGTTCAATCCTGCGGGG ACCTCTGCTGCCAACAGCCTCATCGCAGATGAATACCTGAAAGACGCCAAAACACCAGAGGAGATCAGAGACGGATTCACTGAGATCATGGGAGACCTGCTCATGACGCTGCCTGTCGTCAAGGTGGCCGAATACCACTTAG ATGCAGACATTCCAGTTTACATGTATGAGTTTGTGTACCGTGCTGTGATACACCAACACACCAGACCCAGCTTTGTGAAGGCGGACCATGCAGATGATGTCGGCTTCATGTTTGGTGGATGTTTCTGGAACGGACATATAAAAATCATAG GCAACATTACCAAGGAGGATGAAAGACTTTGCAGGACCATGATAGCATACTGGGCCAATTTTGTGCGTACTGG CTCTCCCAACGGTCCTGGTCTGGTCAGCTGGGCTCAGTATTCCAGACAGAAGCAGGAGTACATGGAACTGGGTCTGACACAGactgtgaaacagaaactgaagaagGACAGGGTCCATTTCGCTACTGTCACCCTCCCTCAGAAGCTGGAACAGTTAGCGGCAGCAGCCAAAGCTGGAAATTGA